One window of Misgurnus anguillicaudatus chromosome 13, ASM2758022v2, whole genome shotgun sequence genomic DNA carries:
- the kcna2b gene encoding potassium voltage-gated channel subfamily A member 2b yields the protein MTVATGDPVDEAAALPGQPQDTYDPEPDHDCCERVVINISGLRFETQLKTLSQFPETLLGDPKKRMRYFDPLRNEYFFDRNRPSFDAILYYYQSGGRLRRPVNVTLDIFSEEIRFYELGEEAIEIFREDEGFIKEEEKLLPENEFQRQVWLLFEYPESSGAARIIAIISVMVILISIVSFCLETLPIFRNEEVDTQKDSTSNSNSTVIYTSSYFTDPFFILETLCIIWFSFEFLVRFFACPSKAGFFVNIMNIIDIVAIIPYFITLGTELAEKPEDGQQGQQAMSLAILRVIRLVRVFRIFKLSRHSKGLQILGQTLKASMRELGLLIFFLFIGVILFSSAVYFAEADEPDSQFISIPDAFWWAVVSMTTVGYGDMVPTTIGGKIVGSLCAIAGVLTIALPVPVIVSNFNYFYHRETEGEEQAQYLNVTSVPKVDSSEDLKKSRSGSTMSKSDYMEIQEAVNNSHEDFREENIKTGNCTLTNTNYVNITKMLTDV from the coding sequence ATGACTGTTGCCACAGGCGACCCAGTTGATGAAGCCGCAGCACTTCCGGGTCAGCCACAGGACACATATGACCCGGAACCGGACCATGACTGCTGCGAAAGGGTGGTCATTAACATCTCTGGCTTGCGTTTTGAGACGCAGCTCAAAACTCTGTCTCAGTTCCCAGAGACGCTGCTCGGGGACCCCAAAAAGAGAATGCGCTATTTTGACCCGCTGAGGAACGAGTACTTTTTTGACAGGAACCGCCCGAGTTTCGATGCAATTCTCTACTACTACCAATCGGGCGGCAGGCTTCGAAGGCCCGTCAATGTGACATTGGATATTTTTTCAGAGGAAATACGTTTTTACGAGCTTGGGGAAGAAGCCATTGAGATTTTTAGAGAGGATGAAGGATTTATCAAAGAGGAGGAGAAGCTTCTGCCGGAAAACGAGTTTCAAAGGCAGGTCTGGCTGCTGTTTGAGTATCCTGAAAGTTCAGGGGCTGCCAGGATTATCGCTATCATTTCAGTCATGGTCATTCTCATATCTATAGTCAGTTTTTGCCTGGAGACACTTCCAATTTTCCGCAATGAGGAAGTTGACACGCAAAAAGATTCCACAAGCAACTCCAACTCAACAGTTATCTACACCTCCAGCTACTTTACTGACCCTTTTTTCATCCTGGAGACCCTGTGCATCATTTGGTTCTCATTTGAGTTCTTGGTTCGGTTCTTTGCGTGTCCCAGTAAAGCAGGCTTTTTTGTCAATATAATGAACATCATTGATATTGTGGCTATAATACCTTACTTTATCACCTTGGGCACCGAGCTAGCAGAGAAGCCAGAGGATGGTCAACAAGGACAGCAAGCCATGTCACTTGCCATTTTGAGGGTCATCCGATTAGTACGAGTATTCAGGATCTTCAAACTTTCCCGGCACTCGAAAGGCCTGCAGATCCTCGGCCAGACGCTCAAGGCAAGCATGAGGGAGCTCGGGCTACTCATCTTCTTTCTTTTTATCGGAGTCATTCTCTTTTCTAGTGCCGTCTACTTTGCGGAAGCAGACGAGCCAGACTCGCAGTTTATAAGCATACCTGATGCATTCTGGTGGGCAGTTGTCTCCATGACGACAGTGGGGTACGGTGACATGGTACCGACTACCATCGGAGGCAAAATTGTAGGATCCCTGTGCGCTATTGCCGGTGTGCTGACTATCGCCTTGCCCGTACCTGTCATAGTCTCAAATTTCAACTACTTCTACCATAGGGAGACTGAAGGTGAAGAGCAGGCCCAGTACCTCAATGTGACCAGTGTCCCCAAGGTAGATTCCTCTGAGGACTTAAAAAAGAGCCGCAGCGGGTCAACTATGAGTAAGTCCGACTACATGGAAATTCAAGAGGCTGTTAACAACAGCCACGAGGACTTCCGAGAGGAGAACATCAAAACCGGCAACTGCACGCTTACCAACACTAACTACGTTAACATCACCAAAATGCTCACAGATGTATAA